A stretch of Endozoicomonas sp. SCSIO W0465 DNA encodes these proteins:
- a CDS encoding Nif3-like dinuclear metal center hexameric protein, which produces MTLKEMVALLDQELQPGLFKDYCPNGIQVDASRAADSPIKKIVTGVTACQALIDRAVELQADAILVHHGYFWRGEEAVITGIKRRRIETLLANNISLVAYHLPLDAHPVFGNNAELARLMDWDAVGGMEPGAKLSVGNWGTTGRKLSLDELRQDISSKLGRDPLVIAGGDHPIKTIAWCTGAAQNMIDKALNLGVDAYVSGEISESTVHFARENGIHYISAGHHATERYGVQALARWLHDETGIVHEFVDIDSPV; this is translated from the coding sequence ATGACATTAAAAGAAATGGTGGCATTACTGGATCAGGAATTACAGCCCGGTCTTTTCAAAGACTACTGCCCTAACGGCATTCAAGTCGATGCCAGCCGGGCCGCAGACTCCCCGATAAAGAAGATAGTCACGGGGGTTACCGCCTGTCAGGCGCTGATTGATCGTGCGGTTGAGCTGCAGGCAGATGCCATTCTGGTTCATCATGGCTATTTCTGGCGTGGTGAAGAGGCCGTGATTACGGGTATTAAACGTCGGCGCATTGAAACCCTGCTGGCTAACAATATCAGTCTGGTCGCCTATCACTTGCCATTGGATGCCCACCCGGTCTTTGGCAATAACGCCGAACTTGCCCGCCTGATGGATTGGGATGCAGTGGGCGGAATGGAACCGGGCGCCAAATTGTCTGTTGGTAATTGGGGTACCACAGGGCGAAAGCTGTCTCTGGATGAACTGCGTCAGGACATTTCCAGCAAGCTGGGAAGAGATCCACTGGTCATTGCCGGAGGGGACCATCCCATCAAAACCATCGCCTGGTGCACCGGCGCTGCCCAAAACATGATTGATAAGGCGCTGAACCTGGGGGTAGATGCTTACGTCAGTGGTGAGATTTCAGAGTCAACGGTGCATTTTGCCAGGGAAAATGGCATTCATTATATTAGCGCTGGCCACCATGCTACCGAGCGTTATGGCGTTCAGGCACTGGCTCGCTGGCTGCATGATGAAACGGGCATTGTGCATGAGTTTGTTGATATAGATTCTCCGGTGTAA
- a CDS encoding S1C family serine protease, with product MKKLLKSVGLPILIGLFTAFTVLLIKPELGGLSEKSRNRLIEQSSRIFNFTGQVSYSDAVKKAAPAVVSISTSSLSQRGDSNLPLPQRTHTRNTPEGSGVIVDPEGYILTNHHVIQNAARLMITLRDGREVKATIIGTDPESDLAVLKIDLKDLPYLDLVDSGSAEIGDVVLAIGNPFGLGQTVTMGIISATGRNDLQLNTYEDFIQTDAAINIGNSGGALVNAYGDLIGISTLLFSRGGGSEGVGFVIPSNMARFVMDSIIKYGRVIRGWLGIESQPLSSTLAEAYGVSTKIGILITGVYEDGPADKAGLKRGDILTGINGQSTRDGRKVMNMVARIPPGQQMTMQVLRNGEAIELTAQATTRPKIVN from the coding sequence ATGAAAAAACTGCTTAAGTCGGTTGGCTTACCCATCCTTATCGGACTGTTCACTGCGTTCACGGTTCTCCTGATCAAGCCAGAGTTAGGTGGTCTTTCAGAAAAATCCCGCAACCGACTTATTGAGCAGTCATCCAGAATTTTCAATTTTACCGGTCAGGTTTCCTACAGCGATGCGGTAAAAAAGGCAGCGCCTGCTGTGGTCAGTATCTCTACCAGCAGCCTGTCACAGCGCGGTGACAGCAATCTGCCGCTGCCCCAGAGAACCCATACCCGTAACACCCCCGAAGGCTCCGGCGTTATTGTCGACCCGGAAGGTTATATCCTGACCAACCACCATGTGATTCAGAATGCAGCCAGGCTGATGATTACCTTGCGCGATGGCCGGGAGGTCAAAGCCACTATTATTGGCACTGACCCGGAAAGCGATCTTGCTGTGTTAAAAATCGACCTGAAAGATTTGCCCTATCTGGACCTGGTGGACTCTGGCAGCGCAGAAATTGGCGATGTGGTTCTGGCCATTGGCAACCCGTTCGGACTGGGACAGACCGTGACCATGGGCATCATCAGTGCTACTGGCCGGAATGACCTGCAACTGAATACCTATGAAGATTTTATTCAGACCGATGCTGCCATCAATATCGGCAACTCCGGTGGTGCCCTGGTGAATGCCTATGGTGATCTGATTGGCATCAGCACGTTGTTATTTTCCCGTGGTGGTGGCAGTGAAGGGGTTGGCTTTGTTATTCCCTCTAATATGGCCCGCTTTGTTATGGATTCCATTATCAAATACGGTCGTGTGATTCGGGGTTGGCTGGGTATTGAATCGCAGCCACTCAGCTCGACACTGGCAGAGGCCTATGGTGTCAGCACAAAAATTGGCATTTTAATTACCGGGGTTTATGAAGATGGCCCGGCGGACAAAGCTGGTTTGAAACGCGGCGATATTCTCACCGGTATTAATGGCCAGAGCACACGGGATGGCCGCAAGGTAATGAATATGGTAGCCCGTATTCCACCGGGGCAGCAGATGACCATGCAGGTGTTAAGAAATGGAGAAGCAATTGAGTTAACAGCACAGGCAACCACACGACCGAAGATTGTTAACTGA
- a CDS encoding transposase, with protein MRTTTRPTTARCTLAKYIGFLISEPKSSTCTRLAEVTDFSHDSANRFLKRENYQPKDMYDEAVKSLNPIGGTLSVDDSVLDKPYSYSVALVGHFWSGKHHRVVKGVNLITLYYTDVSGRHMPVNYRIYDKSEDKTKNDYFREMLIEVLVWGLKPAFVTGDSWYSCTTNLKTIKNHQTGFMFAVEKNRTVSLEKGKWQQVQHLDIPDNGLDVWLKDFGKIRLFRTMLKDQRRHYVVYLPEEVPFERNDFKQIHDQHWQIEQFHRAIKQVCHIEHFQVRSERPVRNHIFAAILAFVYLQKMQIEQEFTNIYQHQRGLFKETIGAFIESFAKGKDHLLPKFIGVINA; from the coding sequence GTGAGAACTACCACTCGACCGACCACTGCACGATGCACTCTTGCAAAATACATTGGCTTTTTGATTAGTGAGCCAAAATCATCAACATGCACAAGACTGGCCGAGGTTACCGACTTTTCTCACGATAGCGCAAACCGCTTTCTTAAGCGTGAAAACTATCAGCCCAAAGATATGTACGATGAAGCAGTCAAAAGTTTAAACCCTATTGGCGGCACCCTGAGCGTTGATGACAGCGTGCTCGACAAACCTTATAGCTACTCCGTGGCACTGGTTGGCCACTTTTGGTCGGGTAAACATCACCGAGTGGTTAAGGGAGTTAACCTCATCACCCTTTATTACACCGACGTATCCGGGCGCCATATGCCGGTGAATTACAGGATATACGACAAATCGGAAGACAAGACAAAAAACGACTACTTCCGTGAAATGTTGATTGAAGTGCTGGTATGGGGGCTGAAGCCAGCGTTCGTTACCGGTGACTCCTGGTACAGCTGCACGACTAACCTGAAGACGATTAAAAACCATCAGACTGGGTTTATGTTTGCCGTTGAGAAAAACAGGACAGTATCACTGGAAAAAGGTAAATGGCAGCAGGTTCAACACCTCGACATCCCCGACAATGGTCTGGATGTATGGCTCAAAGACTTCGGTAAGATCCGGTTGTTCAGGACGATGCTAAAAGACCAGCGTCGCCACTACGTGGTTTACTTGCCAGAGGAAGTCCCTTTTGAACGCAATGACTTCAAGCAGATCCATGACCAGCACTGGCAGATCGAACAGTTTCACAGGGCGATCAAGCAGGTTTGCCATATTGAGCACTTTCAGGTTCGCAGCGAACGACCCGTCAGAAACCATATATTTGCTGCAATTTTAGCTTTTGTTTATCTCCAGAAAATGCAGATAGAGCAGGAGTTTACGAATATTTATCAGCACCAACGGGGGCTGTTTAAAGAGACAATAGGCGCTTTCATTGAGAGTTTTGCAAAGGGGAAGGATCACCTCCTACCAAAATTTATCGGTGTCATCAATGCGTAA
- the hisD gene encoding histidinol dehydrogenase, giving the protein MSAISEIATPIQLDFSSPEFSSQLDALLAWDSVSNNSIQEQVKAIIDQVRKQKDQAVMEYTRRFDKRHVTSVDELTLDADRLQQALNCIQPEQRAALETAANRIRDYHQHQQQNSWNYRESDGTLLGQQVMPMDRVGLYVPGGRASYPSSVLMNAIPAAVAGVPEVVMVVPAPEGELNELVLAAAAIAGVSRVFTIGGAQAVAALAYGTETIPQVDKIVGPGNIYVATAKREVFGQVGIDIRTYALMTPINFGRR; this is encoded by the coding sequence ATGTCGGCAATATCAGAAATAGCAACCCCCATTCAGCTGGACTTCAGCAGTCCGGAGTTTTCATCTCAGCTGGACGCCCTACTGGCCTGGGATTCAGTGTCAAACAACAGCATCCAAGAGCAGGTCAAAGCCATTATTGATCAGGTGCGCAAGCAGAAAGATCAGGCCGTCATGGAATATACCCGTCGTTTTGATAAACGCCATGTGACCAGTGTGGATGAACTGACTCTTGATGCTGATCGCCTGCAACAGGCGCTCAATTGTATTCAGCCTGAGCAGCGGGCAGCGCTGGAAACCGCCGCTAACCGAATTCGTGATTATCATCAGCATCAGCAGCAGAACTCCTGGAATTACCGGGAGAGTGATGGCACGTTGCTTGGCCAGCAGGTTATGCCGATGGATCGGGTTGGTCTGTACGTTCCCGGTGGCCGTGCATCCTATCCATCATCAGTATTAATGAACGCCATACCCGCTGCAGTTGCCGGTGTGCCAGAAGTGGTGATGGTGGTTCCCGCGCCAGAAGGAGAGCTGAATGAGCTGGTACTGGCAGCGGCAGCAATTGCCGGAGTCAGCCGGGTGTTTACCATTGGTGGTGCACAGGCAGTGGCCGCTTTGGCTTATGGTACGGAAACGATCCCACAGGTGGATAAAATTGTCGGTCCCGGCAATATTTATGTCGCTACCGCCAAGCGGGAAGTTTTTGGCCAGGTTGGCATCGATATTAGGACTTACGCATTGATGACACCGATAAATTTTGGTAGGAGGTGA
- the hisG gene encoding ATP phosphoribosyltransferase, which translates to MSSQITIALSKGRILKETLPLLQAAGIEPAENPDKSRKLVIGTTHPHVNLLIVRASDVPTYVEYGAADMGVAGKDVLMEYGSSELYEPLDLNIARCKLMTAGKVGAPKPCGRLKVATKFVNIAKQYYASRGIQADIIKLYGSMELAPLVGLADIIIDVVDTGNTLRANGLEPQELIAQISSRMVVNKASMKVKYRLIGQLLAQLSRTIEEASAVEEMV; encoded by the coding sequence ATGTCGAGCCAGATCACCATTGCGCTGTCCAAGGGGCGCATCCTGAAAGAAACTCTTCCGCTGTTGCAAGCTGCAGGTATTGAGCCTGCTGAAAACCCGGATAAAAGTCGCAAACTGGTGATTGGCACCACCCATCCCCATGTAAATCTGTTGATCGTCCGGGCCAGCGATGTGCCAACCTATGTGGAGTACGGCGCTGCTGATATGGGCGTTGCCGGTAAGGATGTACTGATGGAATATGGCTCCTCGGAACTGTATGAGCCTCTGGATCTGAACATTGCCCGGTGCAAATTGATGACGGCGGGAAAAGTTGGGGCACCAAAACCCTGCGGCCGACTTAAGGTAGCCACGAAATTTGTCAATATTGCCAAGCAGTACTACGCCTCCCGGGGTATTCAGGCTGATATCATTAAACTCTATGGCTCCATGGAGCTGGCGCCACTGGTTGGTCTGGCAGACATCATTATTGATGTGGTGGATACTGGCAACACCCTGCGGGCAAATGGTCTGGAGCCTCAGGAGCTGATTGCGCAGATCAGTTCCAGAATGGTGGTCAACAAGGCATCCATGAAAGTGAAGTACAGGCTGATTGGTCAGTTACTGGCTCAGCTGTCCAGAACCATAGAAGAAGCCAGTGCTGTTGAGGAAATGGTGTAA
- a CDS encoding IS1595 family transposase, producing the protein MCKNTIQFQKGLGIMQFLANYGSEEQCENALSSWRWPDGFQCPKCGSRSFCKLHRKAEFQCNCCRCQTSLTSNTIFDSTKLPLATWFLGIYLVTQNKAGISCLTLHRQLGISYNAALRMKHKLMQVMMERDNSWQLSGFVQIDDAYWGGERHGGRRGRGSENKAPFVAAVQTDADNHPIYMKFNAVDNFRRKTIQEWAEHALKKGVRAVSDGLSCFRGIEDAGCQHTAIITGGGHASMENELFTWVNTMLGNVKTAITGTYHKLDPKHLGRYLSEFNYRFNRRFDMPSMISRLGRAAVNTAPMPDRLLKLPDVQWKPG; encoded by the coding sequence ATGTGTAAAAACACCATTCAGTTCCAAAAAGGCCTTGGCATTATGCAATTTCTGGCTAATTACGGCAGTGAAGAGCAGTGTGAGAACGCGCTGTCCTCTTGGCGCTGGCCAGATGGCTTCCAATGCCCGAAGTGTGGCTCCCGCAGTTTCTGCAAGCTTCACCGGAAAGCTGAATTCCAGTGCAATTGCTGCCGTTGCCAAACCTCGCTTACCAGTAACACTATCTTTGACTCAACAAAGCTGCCTCTAGCTACCTGGTTTCTGGGTATCTATCTCGTCACCCAGAATAAAGCGGGGATTTCTTGCCTGACGCTTCATCGACAACTTGGCATTTCCTACAATGCCGCATTGCGCATGAAACACAAACTCATGCAGGTCATGATGGAAAGAGATAACAGCTGGCAGTTGAGTGGTTTTGTTCAGATTGATGACGCCTATTGGGGCGGAGAGCGCCACGGAGGCCGCCGGGGCAGAGGCTCAGAGAACAAAGCCCCCTTCGTGGCCGCAGTTCAGACAGATGCTGATAACCACCCTATCTACATGAAGTTCAATGCCGTTGATAACTTCCGGCGAAAAACCATTCAGGAGTGGGCAGAACATGCCCTGAAAAAGGGTGTCCGGGCCGTCAGCGATGGCTTGTCCTGTTTCCGGGGTATTGAAGATGCCGGATGCCAGCACACAGCCATCATTACCGGTGGTGGGCATGCATCCATGGAGAATGAGTTGTTCACCTGGGTAAATACCATGCTGGGAAACGTGAAAACAGCGATTACCGGTACTTACCATAAGCTCGACCCCAAGCATCTGGGCCGTTATCTATCAGAGTTCAACTATCGGTTTAACCGGCGTTTTGATATGCCTTCAATGATCTCAAGGCTAGGTCGGGCTGCAGTCAATACAGCACCGATGCCGGATCGACTTCTCAAACTGCCAGACGTCCAGTGGAAACCGGGTTAG
- a CDS encoding porin, which produces MFKKTIIASSVLAALASTTAVAEEAKADKYGHDFYGVIAVQVAHRSYENMANDDGVQVNNETRLGWRGYANFDGLPEGTKFVPDYH; this is translated from the coding sequence ATGTTTAAGAAAACAATCATTGCAAGCTCAGTACTTGCTGCACTGGCTTCCACAACTGCAGTTGCGGAAGAAGCTAAGGCCGATAAGTATGGCCACGATTTCTATGGTGTTATTGCTGTTCAAGTTGCTCATCGCAGTTATGAGAACATGGCGAATGACGATGGTGTTCAGGTAAATAACGAGACTCGCCTGGGCTGGCGTGGCTATGCCAACTTTGATGGCCTGCCAGAAGGCACCAAATTTGTACCTGATTACCACTGA